The nucleotide sequence CAGGGCCAcctaaaatgagataactctttTGATAACGGAAAGGTAACATGCTCTTTTACCTGGTTGTTGTTTTAGTGGTATAACAGCACTGTAAAccatgcatttttaatttacagGGAAATGTCCACATCCACTGAAGAACCGAGACTTTGTCACTATGCGATCATGGCTCCCACTTGGCAATGACTATCTTATAATCAACTACTCCGTCAAACACCCGGTATGTCTGTGTTTGGTCTGGACTGTGAGGTCTGTAGATGTTCTGATTTTATTAGACGTTTTGGCAAAGGCATCAATGTAGAACAGCACAGTGTGTCAGCTGGTATGTAGGTCAGCTTTCCAGGTCTTGAGTCATTTGAAACAGAAGAGATCGGTGGCAACAGTCTGACAGGTATCAAGTAAACGGTCGGGTGACTGAATCCTCATGTAATAAATAATTACATGTCTAGCGTCCGTTTATCTTTCCACATTTTCTCCATAGGGCAATTTGTTAACCTTAGGCAAGATGATCAGTTACACGTCAGTATAAAGTCAGCTTTTAGTGCAAAGCGATTGTCAGTGTTGATGTTATAttgctgtttatttgttttgtttttaattaagcaTTGTGTCCCAGGAAACTCAATGCCCTTTGTTGGCTTTTTTCAGGAATACCCAGCGAAGAAAGATTATGTCAGAGCTGTGTCTTTACTCACTGGATACTTGATCCAAAACAATGGAGCAAACTGCTGTACTCTCTATTACTTAACGCAAGTGGATCCACGAGGTGAACATTTCTAGTTTTTATTAACAGTGCCAATTAGGGTAAAGCAGTGGGGTCTTCtggacacacaaaaacacatttcttaagcagttttgtcttgttttctagtacaaataGACAAGAAAAGATAATATAAGAACATAAGAAATatgtaaaaagtaaaagagtaaaagtaaaagtaagttTAGCATAAAAATCTGACAATGGGCTAAGAAAAATAAACCTAAATTGGTACttaagaaaaaggtcaaacaaaacaagtggaTCCCATTGGCGTGTTACAACGTTTTAAACCCAAACCTgcttaattcttatattttctttttataaaaCAACACTAAATATCTTGCGTCACTTTTCTTctgaagtaaatgtatcttgaaattatttgtactagaaaacaacacaaaaatgcttagtaagaaattcattttttgaaGTGTGGCCAGTCCGCAACCCCTAGAGGTCTGTGGAAGAACTGTGTTAAAAAAGTATATGACTTACTGTACATCAATTATTATTTGAATGGCTTTACATTATAACCAAGAATGGAAACTTATTGaaattgcatgtttttaaataacgGGCTTAAAGTTCACACCCCACTTCAATTAAGGTTTCACTTTTAAATATCTGTATACTAAAGCCCCAGCAACAGATGTATCGCTCCTCCTTCCTTTGGTGGAAAAGTACACAAATGCTTGTTTTGCaggaacatactgtatgtgcttacACTCCACTTACACAGTTTACAGTTTCAGGCCTGTATCACGCTACTACATCATTCCAACATCTGAGGAGTGGTGCAGCTTTATCataatgttttctttaaaaacatcCAAAAATGCTCATGTTTAGATTAAAAGTGCATTTCATGATAGCTGTATGGAATGCCCCTCTTCTGCATTTATTGCTGCTCCTGTGCTATGAAGTGTGAGGAGCCAGAAAGCCTTTGAAACTCTGGCTTTAGACATATTTTATGAACTGGCTGATGTCATCTTTTCCATGCTGCTTGGGGCGATGGCtttgattattaatgttttcCGTTGCTGTGATGCACCAGCTGTTTTTGACCTGTGGGACAGACACACAAGTTTATAGcacttgtacagtatgtacagtagacTCTGCACAGTAGTTTAGTTTtgcatgctgtttttttatGACAGTATGATATCTAactgtttgttcatgtttaaactgcaatttgtttctaaatgtttttaagcagAATGTCTGATGTTAACGCTTTATCCTGCTCATAGGGTCTTTACCTAAATGGGTGGTGAATAGGGTCTCGCAGTTTGTGGCACCAAAGGTAACAGTACAGTGCATTACAagattatattttcttttaatatgAAGAGTAATGTGTACATTGAATTAAATAGATAAACACCTttgtataataaacataaaaacaaacattctgaGATTGTAAAAGATGTGTTTGGTAAAATAGGGGTTTACACTGGGGATAGTTACACTTTAACTCCAGTCTGTATTTATTATGGTAGGTTTATGCTTTAAGATAAGTTTTTAGTATGGATACTGTAGATAAGTTAATGTCCTGGCTATTCTTTGTACATTACAACCCAGAAAAAAAGGCACAGTTCATTCAAACATTACTGATTGCTGTCACcttaataattataacaatgtACTTTTGTATAAAAATCTGCTAATCATTTTctgaatatgataaataatattgtaattGTAGTAGAAgataataaaattaattgattaacacacaaaaaaaatctaatttaaaacGAGCATACAAAACcaatgtgacaactagccccggtcttCCCTATAGTTAGCTCAGCTTCAGAATGTTTACTTTTCATTTGCTGCCATCTGGTGGTTAAACATGTGCACATCATGCAGATCCAGACATGTGCAAAGGGCCACATCATGTTAAGCGTTCCAACTTTTTTCTCCATAGGCCATGAAAAAGATTTACAAAGCCTGCCTAAAATACCCTGAATGGAAACGGAAACATGACCCAAATCTGAAGCCTTGGAGGTATCCAGAGCAGAACATGCTACCCTGCATCAATCTGGCTGACCTGACGGTCCAGAGAGCAGATTCACTGGAAAACATCGATGAGAGCGCTGTGAGTGAGGAGAAAGCCCAGCACCACAGCGATGATGATGAGACCTAAAATTCACAATGACTCTCTCTCGGCCTGTGCGTGTGGCCTGTATATAAGTGAGTTTGTACCATTCTCTGTTAAGGATGGTTTCCTTAAATGTATTCTGTAAATGTTACATTGCTTTCATGGATTGAACAAAATTACATTATATTGTTTTGCAGAGATTCTGGCTTTTAAGACGCATCACATTGTATTAGACATgtttaacaaacaagacttcaAGTTGTACGGTGTTTGATTAACTGATTCAACATAAAAAGTCTTATCAATAAATGTTGAGACATGGTTTTAATCTGTGTTTCATTTGTGGAATATCTCTGTCTGAAAGTGTATTAACTTTATCACTCACATGGCTATACAGACATTATTATGATGCACCTTTATTAAAGGAAGAATTTAGCcaaagaaaattctgtcctttttatccttatgttgttcacaagcttttttttataaagattTATGAAGAAGGTAGAGGGACTGTAAAGCTTGGAATATGATGCACAAGTTATTTGGATGCATTTTTATAATACTTTTCTGGTACTTTTTGACGTTGTGTGACAGACCAAGTGCTCATTTGAGACTTttaggctatatatatatacagtatatattgtggAAAGGAAGTCCTAATGGTTTGGAGCAACACTAGGTTTTGTTTGTGGGGTTGACTTGTCATTTCCGTGCAAACTATGACTTCACCAACATCTTTTAACAACTCATTCTGTCAAGCATTTATATGGAACCATCTTTCAGCCCTCGCTTTTCAAGTGCTGTTTTCCTGTGTGAAGTTTTGCAAACAGCACATGTCACTTCTTCATCTTTACTACTATCTTTACTTTAAGAGGAAATGTGTGTtctttttaaattaagtaaaaaacagttttgtttaataataCACGTTACGCGCTTTTGCCTCATAGGTCACTTGCTTAATTTGTTTCACAACttttcaaaagtaaatatttggttattttttggattgtttttttaaattctattaaaaaaaattgtcatatGAGATTTATATAAAATTCCAGCACAGTTAAGAAAAGTATTTTTAgcattataaaaaacaaaacagttctgctcctcatgtttatatatttcgTCCGTTTTTGTTCAAGTAAACATGCTTTCCTTTTTCTTTTGGCAATAAGGAAAGTTTATTCACGACGGTATCCTTTTTCTCCTTCCATAAGCTTACAGCTGGAGACCACTCCTCAAAACCTCTATTGTCTCAGACACTTCCTGCTTCCCATTGGAAACAGTTCCTGCCCACATCAATCAGATTGAGCTCGAGAGGAGAAAAGGAAATTCTGTATTTGAACCCTTCGCCTTCTCCCACAGCAAAATTTCACTGCTATTTCTGCACAGATTTTCCTCAAATCCCACACATAAAATCGCACCCTATTATCTATCACACCTGAACACAAGAATCGTCATTTTACTTTAGGATTTAAACTAGCAAATCTAAAATGAGTAATACATACACAGTTTTCCACAGTTATTTACAGCCATTAGCGTATCTACTACTGTCAACAAagagcatttttttgtttattttttaactttcGTTGTAGATTaaagcaaacgatgtattgtttAAATCGACTGCTTTAACAGTTTTTAATCTTGTTGCTTTCCGAGACTGGTAAACGAGGTTTTTGCGGTTTAACCAGCGCAATTGTTATCGGCGGATATTCACAGACGCGTTCCCTTTAAGAGCCCACTCTCTACTTTTCAGTGTCGCTGTTAACTCTGCAACGTCCGACACAACAAACATAACTATCAGCAGCTTATCACCGCACAACACGACAAACTTTCACCGGCTTAACACAGAGTTCTGGATTTATACACGCTACCCATATACAACGAGATATGTAACATATAGCAGTTAAGGTAAGTTGCGATCCTTTTTAATTCAGAGTGACATTTGTCCTCATCTGACAAGTGTTAAATTATAACGGACAGTTGCATTAATGTCTGAATGGTGTCCAATGTTAGCAGGACGTTTTAACGGATGCGCGTTGAATTTCTTATACGAAACATTTGAAGTTCTTTCTTAATTTCCATACTCAGTGATCTGAAAGGTTGTATTTAAGTTAGTCTTGAGTTTAACTATTACCCAGCACTGTAGTGTTGACTGATCACATGGAATTCCATTATTTTCCTCACATCATGACCACCTCTCCCAGACGGACACACATATAAGCATCAGCTCTATTTATACTGTATTGTAAAATGTAAGAACGCCTCTTTCCTCTGTGATAGTTTTACTGTTGTTGAATGTAACAGTGTAGTTTATATAGTTTACATTACATACAGCTAATTTGCAAGTTCCGTGCAGACACAAGAACAGTGGGAGTCACTGGGGAATAACATGCTTTTCTATTTTGAAGGCCTCTGCAGAATCTACTTTCACTCAATGTATTCATATTCATGTACAGAAATCCTCCATAAAGACGCTTTTTGGCAAACAAATTGATTCTCTCATGACCCATGTCTTTGTAAGATTGTCCCTGCGTTCACTTTACTTTGTATGCCGTGTGTTTAACTGAGCAGATTTCCAAATGCAGATTAAGTACTCACAACATGGACAAGTATTAATTGTGATAAGTCTCTTGTTGCATAACCTGACCTGTATTTCCCTTTGAGGCTCTTCCTTAGACTTGGAGAATCGATCACTGTACTTCTTCTGAACTGATAagcgttattttttattttattttaaacccaCAGTCTCAATTGTCAGAACCATCCGGTGTGTCTCATATGATCTCAGCATATTTCTGGCatgaatattttgaaaaaaggtgACTCATGGTCACATGAAGGTGTACTCGCATATACATCTTTTCATTATCACAGGGAGAGGAAGTCATTCTTAATGTgttatacatgtacagtatgcaaGTACGTTTTATATAGGTTTCGTGCATGTTTTGGCGATTCATGCACAGAACatatgtgtttatatttaagGTTTCACCCTGGTTGTACCATCAAGAGATAGACCTCAAATATAAAGAAAAATTAAATGATCATTACATtagtgcatttggcagatgccattatccaaagtgacatacaattagggctgtgcaaaaatatcgatacatgtaactatcggaaaaaatatatattgatagtgatacctctactatcgatatttttttatatcgacatatacatacggccaaaagtaagtggaagcgagcatggcgaaaaatataagaacgcttggagctcttagagctgatgtgtgggtgtgctttggttttcaaaataagttatggagtaatgagttatataaaataatgctgtttgtaggcttcgcaagtcatgacacaagtcacttggctactgcagtgcattagacaaaaagtttattaagaaaagtaacaactgtgctttcacggatgtgacaccagcacatttacagcacggatgaaccagaggttttatactgcccatgttcagtgttttaactgtaatgcaccacaacagccaagtgacttgcgtgagccaccttattcccctgtgctacccactagaggggcgcaatccacagtttgagaacccaaacctctgatctaaaggtccatgcatctcacatcatggccactctgcagaggtaagggatgtttttacacttatccttacagaaaacccccggtggtgcacagcatgttgtatttctagctctactttttacattttctatttaaagtattgcaatatatcgcaaatgtgtatcgtatcgaaatacatagcaatatattgtatcgtgacccatctatcgtgatatgtatcctatcgggaggcacttgccaatacacagccctacatACAATGCATTAATGGTATACAGTTTGTCAGTATCTGAATCGAACCCACGCTGCTAGCCCTATGCTCTACCAAATGAGCTACACGAACCCAGAATGTTGTAGGTTATCTTTCGACAGTGTGCTGGTGGTGCATTGACAGAGCTGAGATCTCATATGCGTTTGAGCAAAGGGTGCAGCATATTAAGACACAAGTGTGTTCTGTCATCTCAACTACGCGGCCTCCACCAGTTGTGAACAATGTCGTATTGTGTCACACAATAGTgcttcactgttattttttacaccccccccccctcctTGTTACACTGCATCCCAAAAACGTCCTTGATTCCTGCGTTTCACAAATTGCTTTTGACTCTACAGCTTCCACTAATTGTTCATTCTGGAAGCTCTGGGATGTTTGAGTAGGATATGAGAGGGAAAGATGTTTTTCTCCTTTGCTTCTATCTTAACCCACAAAACAAAGCAATCAGCAGGtcataaagacatttatacagtatagtCTGGTAgtgatgtttttgttattatatgCTAATGCAACAACAATTTAACGTACAAAGGATAAAACTTGCATGTGCGTTCTCACTTTGCTCCCATGAGACAGAATTACATTAGCTGTGACTTTACTGTATAAACATACGTTAGCTGTGTTAGCGCTTGTGCCATTTATTAGATGGATTGCTAATGTCTTCACTTCCTCTAAAATGTAGTAGATTAACAGAAGCTCTGTACTGGTGTCCTTCTGAGTCTCTGGAGCTTTTGAAACATTGTTGAAAATGCAAATAGTAATTTTTCCTCCTCGTCGGCCCAGATTGCAACCCATTCGGGAATAATTCTGTAATTCTGTAGAAGTGTTTTCCTGATCATTGCGTTCTGAGAAACAAGTCCCTTCAGTTCCACTGTGGTTTGAGATAGCTTTGCTTTTCAAATGAGTTTCCTTTGAATCAAATCAGTGAAATTGaaacacagcatttatgttttCCCAAAGAGGGCATACAAAATGTGGTTGTGTGTCAGATAGCATTGGTGCTcaggatttaaagggacagttcacccaaaaatgaaaattctgtcatcatttactcaccttcaagttgttacaaatctgtataaatgtatttgttctgatgaacacagagaaatatatttggaagaatgcttgtaaccagacagattttgccccccattgactaccatagtaggaaaaaatacttgatcattttatgttgttctgttgaaaacagaagaagacattttgaagaatgtaggacagcaaacagttgtggggcacttttgactaccattgtattttttgccTACTTtgttcatcataacaaagacatttatacagatttggaacaacttggaggtgagtaaatgatgacagaattttcttttttgggtgaactatccctttaaggtataTGTAAAAACTTGTCCAGTCAAGTAATCCAAATAGACTACGTGCACAAGCGTAGCGACGAACTTCCACTGTCGCCAGAAGTCGGGATGTCAGTTTCCGGCTTGCTCTCGCACCACGCAaaatgtcagtgtttacaaGATGTCTTCAAGATCTGCCAAAAATAAGCATTAACGATGTACACCGCATCGTTGATGCCTGGTCTCCTGCTCCAACAAGCAAGCGGGACAAAGGATTTAAGCTCTATATATCGAGCTATATCCACAACTACGAGGATAAGTAGATTAATCTAATGTGGTGTGCCGACAACTAACGTTAGTGGCTAATTACGTACTAATTTAAGAGTTATATTAAACACGATTTACCTTAGCTAAATCCCCAGGAACGTTAGAAACGCCGGGTTATTAAAGTAACAAGATTATAACGGTTGGTTTATAAGTCCTAGCTTCACCATACACTCAAACTGTGAGGTTTCTCAGCTTTCCTCGTGGATCTGTAGCACAATGACTTCACCTGAGCATTGATCTTTATTAGAAACTATGAGGTGGAGAAAGTTAAAACAATTGATAGTTCATACTAACGTCGAGCAAACCAAAGTTCGTCGCTACACTCGTGCACCTGCTATTTGATCGCATGTTTTGCGCGAGTGGTTTTTATTTTGGGATGCCTGCCAGACATGCTACagatctaaaaatctaaatgctTGATAATAGTATCACAGGAAGAGAGATGTTGAGCTTGTGTACAAAATACTGAAGAGATCTTCGAAAAATGTGTTTACTGTTTCACCAACTTTggtgttttaacatttttaaactaaTTTGTAAATACCATGCTAAAAGAATGACAGATGGAATGCTGATTTGTCAGTACCACTGATGTTAGGAGTGTAGAAATGAATAACTGTACACATTACAAAACCTCatcattacaaaaaaacatgcatCATCACTTTAATTGCATTTGCTAATAACTTCTGAAGGGCTGGAACAGGAAACGTGCTTGCAAACATATAATGTAATGCCATGCAATGCCAGTTGTTTCATTAAAGGAGGAACTCTTAACTCAGAGTAATTATTGATGTccctacactgcaaaaatgaatttcttagtagttttgtcttattttccaGCACAAATGTGTACAaagtcttaaatcaagatacatttacttggaGAGTACACGACATCTTGTTTTTCTGAAAAAATCATCAAAATTGAGTTtctgcttaaaacaagcaaaaacatcTGTGAGTtgtgtaagaaaaataaacttgaattatgTTTATTGAATTAGGTTGAAAATTGAATTAagtaatttttttcttgttttaagcgtaacgttttttttctctccagaaaacaagactaaagatTAAGTCATTTTGATTCATAAAGTAAATATACATTGATTAAAAATTATTCAGACATTtggactagaaaacaagacaaaaattcTAATTTAGAAGTTCATTTTGTTTGCTGTGTTTGACTGTTGGAGACCCTCTTATGTTAGCGGCTTGTTGTATTTTGTGAAGGTCATAAAGTTATTTACATGATGTGTTATTCAGCTATATTGCCTTTGAAGCAAGTATTTGAGCTTTCACAAATCTGATGTGAATTTTTTGCACATCATGTCAGTGACATGGTCTGTCTACATTTCTTTTAGGTTCAccgtaaaactttgctgtagttttgcagcaggtttgccagtaacttactgtagatttatttactttcctattagtactgttttcaatttgagttaaactttactttaaccaaaatttaaaCACTTTGATTTTTGAGATTTAAAAAGAGCAAGAAGTGACTGGTCTCAtaactggcattagcacagcaacacagcaaaaaatgacattcttcctaagcattttgtcttgttttctagtagaAGTATTTCTTAAATACTTCTTAAATTATGATACGtttacaaaacaagaaaagtgacctaagatatttagtcttgatttatgaaagaaaatataagaactaggaAAGTTTatgttagggatgcaccgaatgttcggcaactgaaaatattcggccgaaaatagcgaAAATAGCATGACATTTTGACCATttagtttgtgcaatagtgaaaaaattggctaaataaatagaataaatgCGAAAAGCCATGTTGGGTATTCAGGCTTCttccaagtgtttcatttttattcggcttcggccaagaattttcatttcggtgcatccctagtttatgtttaaaaagttgGTGGCAACTCAACTGCAGTCATTTTATAGCGCACAATGATCATCTTGATGTATTCCAGTCAGGTTTCCGCACGCGTCATAGTACTAAAACCGCTTTAGCAAGGGTTATTATTAATGACCTTCTACTTTTTGGTGACTCTTTTTGGTAATCTTTCCATACTCCTACTACTTCATCTCAGCTCTGCTTTCGACACTGTTTGTCACAAGCTGTTACTCAAGCGCCTCTCAGAGATTGTCATCTCAGGAGTAGCATTTTCTTGGTTTCACTCCTATTTGGTGGACAGACAATATTACATTACCATGCATAACTATAAATCTCCCACGGACTTACTCAAACAGGGTGTTCCACAGGGCTCAGTTCTTGgccattatttattatttacattatgccagTTGGTCAAATTATCCGCCGCCATGGTTTTCAGTACCACTGCTATGCGGACGATATTCAGATTTATACCTCCTTCCGACCTGACTCTATACACCAAACTgcaacactgttgtcatgcatTGATGAGCTTAAGTTTTGGCTAAACTCAAATTTTCTTAGTTTAAACTTGACTAAAACAGAAATCTTACTTGTTGGTCCCCCAAACCTAACAAAAATCATAACTAATTCTCCAAAACTCGATCTTGAAGCTACATCAATTATTCCATCGGCCACTGTTAAAAACTTAGGTGTCATTCTTGATTCTTCATTAAACTTAGATACTTATATCAGCCAACTTTCTAAAGCTGCATTTTTTCAACTTCGCCGTATTCCCAAACTCCGTCGCTTCATCGGCCAAAAAGATGCGGAAACATTAGTACATGCATTTATCACATCTCGCCTCGATTACTATAATGTCGTTTTTACTGGACTACCGGCGCACTCGCGTTTGGAATACATTCAAAACTGTGCCGCACGCATGTTAACTTACACTAAACGGTCTGCCCATATGACCCGTTCTATTTAATCTTCACTGGCTACCTGTGTCCTCTCGTATTATCTATAAAATCCTTCTGCTTACCTTTAAATCACTGTATGTGTCTTGCTCCTATTTATTTCACCTACCTTCTCTCTCCCTATATTCGCTCCCGATCACTTAGATCATTTGAAGGTAAATTGCTATCAGTACGATTGTAAGACAGTAAGATTTCGCTTGTCATCTCGGGGAGGCAGATCTTTCTCTATAATggtgcctaaactttggaactcACTGCCCCTGCCCCTAACTAGAAAAATGTCCACACTGCATGAATTTAAGACTAACCTCAAAACCTATCTGTTTAACCTATACTTCAGGTCATAATCTGTTTTCTTCTTAAACTCTTGTGGTTGTACTTTATGTTAGCATTGCTATTGCGATATACAACTGTTATCGCACATGTACTGACTTGTGTTCTCTGCAATGACTGCTAGCACTGTTGAGGTGGTATGCAATTGCACATGTAGTAACTGAGCACGTGTGTAATCTGTCTGTATGATTGTCTATACAGTATGTCTCTTGCCATGTCATTGTAAAGCGTCCTTGAGTTTgggaaaggcgctatataaattaaacgtattattaaaacaaaattgtaaatgaaatctacagtaagttacttgcaaacctgctgcaaaactacagcaaagttttacagtgtggtcgaagttgattttgtttttccaaTTTGGTTACTTTGCCATGGTTGGGTaacaacaacccagcataggttaatttataacccaatgcTTGTTCTGTCCATATTTAACCCAGCCATGGATTGAACCCTGCATTTTTTTTAGGTTGTTATAAGGTTTATTCTCAACTAAGATGCTGTCCTGAACAAAGCAACCGACTATGTCAACTGTacaaaactgacattttttgaAATCCAAATGTACAAGTTGgatgtaaaataacataaacTTTTCCTTTCTAAATTTActttacaacattttttattttaccccagctgccggaatattactgttttttaataGTTTAGGCAAAATGTAGCATGTTGGAATCAGAGCTGATGTGTCTATTTTAACATGGTGTGCCTGCTATTCAAATCAGTTTCATTTCATTGCTTGGCACAATGCTCAATGAGTCTTACATGTCTTGATTTTGATAGGCTGTGATGATTCCCAGTCGATTTGTGTATCAAGGAAatgattagggatgcaccgaatgttcggctactgaaaatgttcggccgaaaatagcaaaaaacgctgaatatgtgaaatggccgaataaattttaccgaacattactcgtgatacgatcaagcagcaaccagcacacagagagagagagacacgcgtgcgctttattactgccgcaaacattttgttgcgcgcgtgtgtgtgtggagcattttaaagtgtcagagaaagacacagcacgggacttgccgcacggaagtacatttccgaatgaaagcgtctttaccggtcggtaactttacttcagacggaagcgggctgtctgacagtagccccgccgctcgcgacatcctttgacatcatacagtggtcgcgtgcacacagttccctgtactaaacaacttgtcaaagtatgttctgtgcaccttctgagagaacagtcatcttttgtgggcggagtttggaggagagacgtgaactgatatggttgtcagtcagcatcagtcagaattgcttgcattggatgtttttttttctcaaatcattttgcaatgtagcctataataattcaacagttttagtttattcgtattttttgcttataggcctaatgtggaatgacagtttttaatgaagtgttttgttgtaggggtacagagtaacttacattacattcttttagcagtcagttataggcctaattaatataggctattcatgaagggagagggctcaattttttgtttgaatttactttgttttgctcaattttatattaagttgtattgtattttattgaaaagcaagacaaattataaaaagcacattttgactattcagtttgtgcaatagtgaaaaaaatagcttaataaatagaagaaatgcaaaaaaccatgtt is from Triplophysa rosa linkage group LG13, Trosa_1v2, whole genome shotgun sequence and encodes:
- the stard15 gene encoding START domain-containing protein 10, with product MPVQIPDDTDFLSFRDQCESNDGWVARYNKGGVTVWCRDEECKTVQKLKMRIVCKDVTAETLYDVLHDTSYRKKWDTNMIDTFDIGRLTVNADVGYYSWKCPHPLKNRDFVTMRSWLPLGNDYLIINYSVKHPEYPAKKDYVRAVSLLTGYLIQNNGANCCTLYYLTQVDPRGSLPKWVVNRVSQFVAPKAMKKIYKACLKYPEWKRKHDPNLKPWRYPEQNMLPCINLADLTVQRADSLENIDESAVSEEKAQHHSDDDET